One genomic window of Gossypium hirsutum isolate 1008001.06 chromosome D11, Gossypium_hirsutum_v2.1, whole genome shotgun sequence includes the following:
- the LOC107912614 gene encoding probable protein arginine N-methyltransferase 1, whose translation NLDDSIVAVDKASEDVFMGEPDVSFFGCDGEDDKTSADYCFDSYSHFGIHEEMLKDVVRTKTYQNVIYRNKFLFQNKVVLDVGAGTGILSLFCAKAGAAHVYAVECSHMADMAKQIVETNGLPDVVTVLKGKIEEIELPVAKVDIIISEWMGYFLLFENMLNTVLYARDKWLVIDDEVVLPDEASLYLTAIEDADYKDDKIEFWNNVYGFDMSCIKKQAMMEPFVDTVDQKQIVTNCHLLKTMDISKMVPGDASFTASFKLIAERDDYIHAFVAYFDVSFTKCHKLMGFSTGPRSRATHWKQTVLYLEDVLTICEGETIIGSMTVAPNKKNPRDVDIMVKYSLSGRRCVVSRVQFYKMR comes from the exons AATCTCGATGATTCAATCGTCGCCGTTGACAAAGCTAGTGAAGATGTTTTCATGGGAGAGCCCGACGTTTCGTTTTTCGGTTGCGACGGTGAAGATGATAAAACCAGTGCTGATTATTGCTTCGATTCTTACTCTCACTTCG GTATTCATGAA GAAATGCTTAAAGATGTAGTGCGAACCAAGACATATCAAAATGTTATTTATCGGAATAAGTTTCTATTCCAGAACAAAGTAGTTCTTGACGTGGGAGCTGGGACTGGAATTTTGTCCCTGTTTTGTGCAAAAGCAGGGGCGGCACATGTTTATGCT GTTGAATGCTCCCATATGGCTGACATGGCTAAACAAATTGTTGAAACAAATGGCTTGCCTGATG TTGTCACTGTCTTGAAAGGAAAGATTGAAGAAATTGAGCTTCCTGTTGCAAAAGTAGATATTATAATATCTGAGTGGATGGGTTACTTTTTATTGTTCGAGAATATGTTGAACACAGTGTTATATGCCCGTGATAAATGGCTTGTAA TTGATGATGAAGTTGTGCTACCAGATGAAGCTTCTCTTTACTTGACAGCAATTGAGGATGCCGACTACAAAGACGACAAGATCGAAT TTTGGAATAATGTTTATGGCTTTGACATGAGTTGTATAAAAAAGCAAGCTATGATGGAACCTTTTGTTGACACGGTTGACCAGAaacaaattgtaacaaattgcCACCTTCTCAAG ACAATGGATATTTCTAAGATGGTTCCTGGGGATGCTTCTTTCACTGCATCTTTCAAGCTTATTGCAGAGCGTGATGATTACATCCATGCTTTCGTTGCATATTTTGATGTTTCGTTTACCAAATGCCACAAATTGATGGGTTTCTCTACAG GACCAAGATCGCGAGCTACCCATTGGAAGCAAACAGTCCTATATCTAGAGGATGTGTTAACCATCTGTGAAGGGGAGACAATAATTGGGAGCATGACTGTTGCACCAAACAAGAAGAATCCCCGAGACGTTGATATAATGGTTAAATATTCATTGAGCGGACGACGTTGTGTGGTTTCGAGAGTTCAATTCTATAAGATGCGCTGA